One window of the Streptococcus parasanguinis ATCC 15912 genome contains the following:
- a CDS encoding MerR family transcriptional regulator encodes MDTLQQVKLDKIENLLQVLVNLLDKRSDTNQLEIMTQKEVLKELNISPNTLKSWERKGLPRLEPPIEGTRTVYYKRGDILKFLTI; translated from the coding sequence ATGGATACACTACAACAAGTAAAACTAGATAAAATCGAAAATCTATTACAGGTTCTGGTAAATCTTCTGGATAAAAGATCAGATACTAATCAGTTAGAAATTATGACCCAAAAGGAAGTCCTCAAAGAACTGAATATTTCCCCTAATACACTCAAAAGTTGGGAACGTAAAGGACTGCCACGGTTGGAGCCACCAATCGAAGGGACCCGAACAGTGTATTATAAACGTGGGGATATTCTTAAATTCTTGACCATCTGA
- a CDS encoding phage tail family protein, giving the protein MQEAFDKLRGVDIFSLKSYMEPTGFASFNGAWVLINELFVNFFFFILNAVVGFFSLLIRILEKIDLYSNYKNYVFNGAMNIWKGFIGSSSGGVAKQSLVSMLLLILAFYLFYQFFFSKGAFSRTLLHVFLVLILGFGYFGTIAGTSGGLYLLDTINHVSQDVTKNITNIKVEYGNNKSIKIGDSMADSYIAETSYKAYVFVNTGQENGKYKNSQDGKQETFDDSKVLGTGDKNGNFKAVKSKDRNKYLDELGNGANDDGEKNRWVSAMPDFIFTRMFYVIFKICEAFVLAIPVILIQMLNVIAQTLVLMMILLFPIVLLMSFVPRMQDLIFGVLKVMFGGLLFPAITSLLTLLVFYIEKMIENIVITGFDGILKTLPSLIIFGLVFKLLISVVSKGLVYFLLWKYKAELIQFILGSKARMVANDIGNKVEKGVTKTREVASQVPSRSLSSAQHLGNFALAGAGFGAGMMMNAKSHFQNVGSFFTNKESEHQPDEVLPTETLETPTSPDTPEPNIPKTKPALERIKPVEEKTPTPSMESPITAEPTPSSSEEFQTLKEEWISPFKQLRINSIERKLEGYKDPQAMYKAQGSNAFTRAYRKTMTRDDKLRANIERRDRLTERLKQLRGE; this is encoded by the coding sequence ATGCAAGAAGCTTTTGACAAACTAAGGGGAGTCGATATCTTCTCTCTCAAGTCCTATATGGAGCCGACTGGATTCGCTTCCTTTAACGGGGCTTGGGTTCTGATTAACGAGCTTTTCGTCAACTTCTTCTTTTTCATTCTAAACGCAGTGGTGGGCTTCTTTTCTTTGCTGATTCGAATTCTTGAAAAGATTGATCTATACTCCAACTACAAGAACTATGTATTTAATGGAGCAATGAATATCTGGAAAGGATTCATCGGTTCAAGTTCTGGTGGAGTCGCAAAACAATCACTCGTTTCAATGTTGCTTCTGATTCTAGCGTTTTATCTCTTTTATCAGTTTTTCTTTTCTAAGGGAGCTTTTTCAAGAACTCTTCTTCATGTCTTTCTAGTTCTCATCCTTGGCTTTGGTTATTTTGGAACAATTGCTGGAACATCAGGTGGTCTGTATCTACTTGATACTATCAACCATGTTTCCCAAGATGTCACTAAAAATATTACGAATATCAAGGTGGAGTATGGCAATAATAAATCCATTAAAATTGGTGATTCCATGGCAGATAGCTATATTGCAGAAACCTCTTATAAAGCTTATGTCTTTGTCAATACAGGACAAGAAAACGGGAAATATAAGAATAGCCAAGATGGGAAACAAGAGACTTTTGACGATAGTAAGGTATTAGGAACAGGCGATAAGAATGGAAACTTTAAAGCGGTCAAATCTAAAGATCGTAATAAATATCTGGATGAACTAGGAAATGGAGCTAATGATGATGGTGAAAAGAACCGCTGGGTTTCAGCTATGCCAGATTTCATCTTTACCCGTATGTTTTACGTCATCTTCAAAATCTGTGAAGCTTTCGTATTAGCGATACCGGTTATTTTGATTCAGATGTTAAACGTCATCGCTCAGACACTCGTCCTGATGATGATTTTGCTCTTTCCAATTGTGCTACTAATGTCCTTTGTACCAAGAATGCAAGATTTGATTTTTGGAGTCTTGAAAGTCATGTTTGGTGGGCTGCTTTTTCCAGCTATCACGAGTCTATTGACTCTATTAGTCTTCTACATTGAAAAAATGATAGAAAATATCGTCATTACTGGCTTTGATGGTATCCTTAAAACTCTTCCATCCTTGATCATCTTTGGCCTTGTCTTTAAACTACTCATCTCAGTTGTCTCAAAAGGACTTGTATATTTTCTTCTATGGAAATACAAAGCTGAACTGATTCAATTCATTCTTGGATCTAAAGCACGAATGGTTGCGAATGATATTGGAAACAAAGTTGAAAAAGGGGTCACAAAGACCAGAGAGGTGGCTTCGCAAGTACCATCGAGAAGCCTTTCATCTGCTCAACACCTTGGGAACTTTGCCTTAGCAGGTGCTGGTTTCGGAGCTGGGATGATGATGAATGCCAAGAGTCACTTTCAAAATGTTGGTTCTTTCTTTACTAATAAGGAATCAGAGCACCAACCCGATGAAGTGCTCCCAACGGAAACGCTTGAGACGCCAACAAGTCCAGATACTCCAGAACCAAACATTCCGAAAACAAAGCCAGCGCTAGAAAGGATTAAACCAGTTGAAGAAAAAACACCAACTCCTTCAATGGAATCCCCAATCACAGCGGAGCCAACACCAAGTTCAAGCGAGGAATTCCAAACTCTTAAAGAAGAATGGATTTCTCCATTTAAACAACTCCGCATTAATAGTATTGAACGCAAATTAGAGGGATATAAAGACCCTCAAGCTATGTACAAAGCTCAAGGATCGAATGCCTTCACTCGTGCTTACAGGAAGACCATGACACGAGATGATAAATTAAGAGCCAATATTGAACGAAGAGACCGATTAACAGAACGCTTAAAACAACTTAGAGGAGAATGA
- a CDS encoding conjugal transfer protein, whose protein sequence is MDKAKRYLLQAKEYLSHFKKVEKKGGPPKLKVTNKKTVNIAVIGGIAFLLFVGLLGSLRAITLSNKVGTLQAQVGATKKQKAQPMESSRKYDYKLQYYLNDYVYAYFTLPQEGDKQQAQVEYLNSFYNFIPDVKAQGQVRNPSELLYSQLVTVEGKVATYKIKYKEIIRRDNNTEEKEIVTGFNIPFDEKDGKYYISGLPWFSAIESSQAGHFSEDDQLQLTANDHFSDGQRKKVEKFLKVFFTNYTTNQDNLNLIAKDVDIIANTTFKTIDYTYLKKDGQNLIAYVQATFEVGGTTHSENFTFTLSEKEKTYYVTKLEHTIPLNYANDKE, encoded by the coding sequence ATGGATAAAGCCAAACGCTACTTGCTTCAAGCAAAAGAATACCTCTCACACTTTAAAAAGGTGGAGAAAAAAGGAGGCCCACCAAAACTAAAAGTCACCAATAAAAAGACCGTCAATATCGCAGTCATAGGAGGAATTGCTTTCCTCCTTTTTGTTGGTCTCTTGGGATCTCTTCGTGCTATCACACTTTCAAATAAAGTAGGAACACTACAAGCTCAAGTGGGGGCTACTAAAAAACAAAAGGCACAACCAATGGAGTCTAGTAGAAAATACGACTACAAACTCCAGTACTACTTGAATGACTATGTCTATGCCTATTTCACCCTTCCGCAAGAAGGAGATAAACAACAAGCTCAAGTGGAATACTTAAATAGCTTTTACAACTTCATTCCTGATGTGAAAGCCCAAGGTCAAGTTCGAAATCCTAGTGAACTCCTCTATTCTCAGTTAGTGACTGTAGAAGGGAAGGTTGCGACCTATAAGATCAAATACAAGGAAATCATCCGTCGGGACAATAACACGGAAGAAAAAGAGATCGTGACAGGTTTCAATATTCCATTTGATGAAAAAGATGGGAAATATTATATTTCTGGACTTCCTTGGTTCTCTGCCATTGAATCCTCACAAGCTGGACACTTTAGCGAAGACGATCAGCTTCAACTAACCGCTAACGATCACTTTTCAGATGGTCAGCGTAAGAAGGTTGAAAAGTTCCTCAAGGTCTTTTTCACTAACTATACTACTAACCAAGACAACCTCAATCTGATTGCTAAGGATGTGGATATTATAGCCAATACCACCTTCAAAACAATTGATTATACCTATCTAAAAAAAGACGGTCAGAATCTAATCGCTTATGTTCAAGCAACCTTTGAGGTCGGAGGGACCACTCACTCAGAAAACTTCACTTTTACCCTCTCAGAAAAAGAAAAGACCTACTATGTCACAAAACTAGAACACACCATTCCACTAAATTATGCAAATGATAAAGAATAG
- a CDS encoding ATP-binding protein, with protein sequence MSITLTYPIRETHENLALKKDQTVVAYYRIPNTPITITDNEKKGKHKITVAQMMKKLQKNKFFEISLIPKDYLLEEKMRDFSDALADDSRELGEELLLYTVDRLTEEMEIPYQFDWVVGVTLRKQNHGATVKDLAYESFNEFTEKIAKGLGYEYELSPTWYEDYKSDEFTIFQAFSVLRAKRLSNEELFYYQRMQYLRYIPHYKKEVLANRAQFNITDTLIKVLKGGFLKLESPYGSSFVTILPVGKFPVQFNGFHLGEFIQRLNFPVELRIKAEFIDTNKIKGRMGRSNTRYRNIMEEAENTDTVQQDEIIMGSISLKDLMKKVGNKEDIIEYGAYLIVSASSVNQLRQRRQVVLNYFDDMGVEISEASQDGPYLFQALLYGENLQKKTRTWTHMVTARGFSELMPFTNTSSGNRIGWYIGRVDNWTGRWDNIAKAIDSSKNIVLYNATVGNKEDIAGKITKNPHIIITGATGQGKSFLAQIIFLSVALQNVKTLYIDPKRELRNHYQEVINSPEFARLYPERKKQIENFNFVTLDSSLPSNHGVLDPIVVLDKEQAVEVAKNMLEFLLQAVDDVTMDQKTAITEAINAIVEKRVAGEKVGFKHVLKVLRESTSSEIASVGRYLTSIVTNSILELAFSDGTTQGLNYESRVTILEVNNLKLPKDDSTKISDHERNSIALMFALGAFCTHFGERNENEDTIEFFDEAWILMKSAEGKAVIKNMRRIGRSKNNTLALITQSVHDAENDDDTTGFGTIFAFYEKSEREDILKHVNLEVTESNLEWIDNMISGQCLYYDVYGNLNMISVHNIFEDIDMLLKPMKATVSSSLENKYAS encoded by the coding sequence ATGAGTATTACTTTAACCTATCCTATTAGGGAAACACATGAAAATCTAGCTCTCAAAAAAGATCAAACAGTCGTTGCTTATTATCGTATTCCAAACACTCCCATCACAATTACGGATAATGAAAAAAAGGGCAAACATAAAATCACTGTTGCTCAAATGATGAAAAAGCTCCAGAAAAACAAATTCTTTGAAATATCTCTGATCCCTAAAGACTATCTCTTAGAAGAGAAAATGCGGGACTTTTCAGATGCTCTCGCAGATGACAGTCGTGAACTAGGAGAAGAACTTCTTCTCTACACGGTGGATCGTCTAACAGAAGAAATGGAAATCCCTTATCAGTTTGACTGGGTCGTGGGTGTGACCTTACGCAAACAAAATCACGGAGCTACCGTCAAAGACTTGGCCTATGAGAGCTTTAATGAGTTCACTGAAAAAATAGCCAAGGGTCTGGGCTATGAATATGAATTAAGTCCCACCTGGTATGAAGACTATAAAAGTGATGAATTCACTATTTTCCAAGCCTTCTCTGTCCTTCGGGCAAAGCGTTTATCTAATGAAGAACTCTTTTATTACCAGCGGATGCAGTATCTTCGCTATATCCCTCACTACAAGAAGGAGGTGCTCGCTAATCGTGCTCAATTCAATATCACAGACACCTTGATCAAAGTCCTAAAAGGTGGCTTTCTTAAGCTAGAAAGCCCTTATGGATCTTCTTTTGTGACTATTCTTCCGGTTGGTAAATTCCCCGTTCAATTTAACGGCTTTCATCTAGGTGAGTTTATCCAGCGTTTAAACTTTCCCGTTGAGCTACGAATCAAGGCAGAATTCATTGATACCAACAAAATCAAGGGTCGAATGGGACGTTCTAATACACGTTACAGAAACATCATGGAAGAGGCAGAAAATACTGATACTGTTCAACAAGACGAGATCATCATGGGTTCCATCTCCCTAAAGGACTTAATGAAGAAAGTCGGAAATAAAGAAGATATCATCGAATACGGAGCCTATCTGATTGTCTCTGCTTCTAGTGTGAACCAACTCCGTCAAAGACGACAAGTGGTTTTGAACTACTTTGATGATATGGGAGTCGAGATTAGTGAGGCCTCTCAAGACGGACCTTATCTCTTTCAAGCTCTGCTCTATGGAGAAAACCTCCAAAAGAAAACTCGCACATGGACACATATGGTCACAGCTCGTGGATTTTCAGAACTCATGCCTTTTACTAATACCTCTTCTGGAAACCGTATCGGTTGGTATATTGGCCGAGTAGATAATTGGACAGGCCGTTGGGACAATATCGCTAAAGCTATTGATTCCTCAAAGAACATTGTACTTTACAATGCGACAGTGGGAAATAAAGAAGATATAGCTGGAAAGATTACCAAGAACCCGCACATCATTATTACGGGGGCAACAGGACAAGGAAAGTCTTTCCTCGCTCAGATCATCTTTTTAAGTGTGGCTTTACAAAATGTTAAAACCCTTTATATTGACCCTAAACGTGAACTTAGGAATCACTACCAAGAAGTAATCAACTCACCTGAATTTGCACGTCTCTATCCTGAACGCAAGAAACAGATTGAGAACTTTAACTTTGTAACACTAGATAGCTCACTACCATCAAACCACGGAGTCTTAGATCCTATTGTTGTTCTAGATAAAGAACAAGCTGTAGAGGTCGCAAAAAACATGCTTGAATTTCTACTACAAGCTGTAGATGATGTCACAATGGACCAGAAAACAGCGATCACAGAAGCTATTAATGCGATTGTGGAGAAACGAGTCGCTGGCGAGAAAGTCGGCTTTAAACACGTCCTAAAAGTACTTAGAGAATCCACTTCCTCTGAAATTGCTTCGGTTGGTCGTTATCTGACTTCAATTGTCACAAACTCTATCTTGGAACTAGCCTTTTCAGATGGAACCACTCAAGGACTTAACTATGAATCACGGGTGACCATTCTAGAGGTCAATAACCTCAAACTACCAAAAGACGATTCCACAAAAATTTCAGATCATGAACGCAATTCTATTGCCCTCATGTTTGCGCTTGGTGCCTTCTGTACCCACTTTGGAGAACGAAATGAAAATGAAGATACCATTGAGTTCTTTGATGAAGCATGGATTCTTATGAAGTCCGCAGAAGGAAAAGCCGTTATCAAAAATATGCGTCGGATTGGACGCTCCAAAAACAATACCTTGGCACTGATTACTCAATCTGTACATGATGCAGAAAATGACGATGATACAACTGGATTTGGGACTATCTTTGCTTTCTATGAAAAGTCTGAGCGAGAAGATATCTTAAAACACGTCAATCTTGAAGTCACTGAAAGCAATCTCGAATGGATTGACAATATGATCTCTGGCCAATGCCTGTACTATGACGTCTATGGCAATCTCAATATGATTTCCGTACACAACATCTTTGAAGATATTGATATGCTTCTAAAACCAATGAAAGCTACGGTATCATCAAGCCTTGAAAATAAATACGCTAGTTAG
- a CDS encoding conjugal transfer protein yields MNEERLYDYSKGLNAPYWIQEIKTKKGTRLWYFATPMQLSFFIVFIIVFVAMLLFGGFIFVPLAKITHSISLLLYWYLPYKLAKFYTEYEPHGKKMHVFIGDYLIYFWDFKINKRAIYHEDRIESVEEIVFEKTNL; encoded by the coding sequence ATGAATGAAGAAAGACTTTATGACTACAGTAAGGGTCTAAATGCTCCTTATTGGATCCAAGAAATCAAGACAAAAAAGGGCACTCGACTTTGGTACTTTGCGACTCCTATGCAGTTGTCCTTTTTCATTGTCTTTATCATCGTTTTTGTGGCCATGTTACTCTTTGGAGGGTTTATCTTTGTGCCACTCGCAAAAATCACTCATTCAATTTCTCTCTTGCTCTATTGGTATCTCCCTTACAAATTGGCCAAGTTCTATACTGAATACGAACCACACGGTAAAAAGATGCATGTCTTTATTGGAGATTACCTGATTTACTTCTGGGACTTTAAAATCAATAAAAGAGCTATCTACCATGAAGATCGAATAGAGTCTGTAGAAGAAATTGTCTTTGAAAAAACAAATCTATAG
- a CDS encoding tyrosine-type recombinase/integrase: protein MQIETIERNNKKVLKKIKKDGSITYSMKGAYLGTDKKTGKQVTTTISAPTLKALDRKYLETKRKFEENDSTRKETLSVGTIKELSEFWYDSYKSWVSSDNTRNRVRGYLDTYILPKFGDYKIDSIESTEVQKWVDQLAEKARIEINKGKRKADKGKASDYGAVVHKLKDILDFGMVHFNLKNNPAKQVRIPPKPKAPQNRIQVLHEKDIAIWLNYLDTLPNSRANRRFKLICNTLLASALRINELLALEVDDLLFESSEINVNKTLMWRRGDKTLGTKGKVICKNSAKTDSGNRKVSVPITIIQELKDFNNEMNNYFEKHGLPKSKLIFPTIYGNYMTDRNERATLIKRLKELGLPDYGFHLFRHTHASLMLNSGANWKELQERMGHKSISTTMDIYAELDPNRKNEAVDILMERLSQIKGEN, encoded by the coding sequence ATGCAAATTGAGACAATAGAAAGAAACAATAAGAAAGTTCTTAAGAAAATCAAAAAAGATGGTTCTATAACTTATTCTATGAAAGGAGCTTATTTAGGAACTGATAAAAAAACAGGAAAACAAGTTACAACTACTATATCAGCTCCAACACTAAAAGCCTTAGATCGCAAATATTTAGAGACTAAAAGAAAATTTGAAGAAAATGATTCTACTCGAAAAGAAACTCTATCTGTCGGTACTATAAAAGAACTGTCGGAATTTTGGTATGATAGTTATAAATCTTGGGTATCATCTGATAATACTAGAAATAGAGTAAGGGGATATTTGGATACATATATCCTTCCAAAATTTGGTGATTATAAAATAGATTCTATTGAATCTACTGAAGTTCAAAAATGGGTTGATCAGCTAGCAGAAAAAGCTCGAATAGAAATAAATAAGGGAAAACGTAAGGCAGATAAAGGAAAGGCATCTGATTATGGTGCAGTCGTTCATAAACTAAAAGATATTCTTGATTTCGGAATGGTACACTTTAATCTAAAGAATAATCCCGCAAAACAAGTCAGGATACCACCCAAGCCTAAAGCACCTCAAAATCGAATTCAAGTTCTACATGAAAAAGATATCGCTATATGGTTGAATTACTTAGATACGCTCCCAAACTCAAGAGCCAACAGGCGCTTTAAACTTATTTGTAATACTCTTTTAGCTTCTGCCTTACGAATTAATGAACTATTAGCATTGGAAGTTGATGACTTACTTTTCGAATCATCAGAAATTAACGTAAATAAAACTCTTATGTGGAGGAGAGGAGATAAAACCTTAGGTACTAAAGGTAAGGTTATTTGTAAAAATTCTGCGAAAACTGATTCAGGAAATCGCAAAGTATCAGTACCTATTACCATTATTCAAGAACTTAAAGATTTTAACAATGAAATGAATAATTACTTCGAAAAACATGGGCTTCCAAAATCTAAGTTGATATTTCCCACTATCTATGGAAATTACATGACTGATCGAAATGAGCGAGCTACTCTTATTAAACGATTAAAAGAGTTAGGTTTACCTGATTATGGTTTTCACTTATTCCGCCATACTCATGCATCTTTAATGCTCAACTCTGGAGCAAATTGGAAAGAATTACAAGAACGTATGGGTCACAAATCTATTTCAACCACAATGGATATCTATGCGGAATTAGATCCTAACCGAAAGAATGAAGCAGTCGATATTTTAATGGAACGACTTTCACAAATAAAAGGTGAAAATTAA
- a CDS encoding CHAP domain-containing protein yields MKKLKWFLLAGLIPLFLPVLIIIILMGAVGGGGTNGSPQSQNGVTYADHWSDGDPYTHNLLVHRFGITAEQLDGFLDTLGISYDKNRINGKKLLEWEAKSNLDVRGIVAIALNESSLGTAGVATNPGANMFGFGAYDSNPEYANNFNDEIAVVELTQQTIIGNKNQTFKIQDDKAKKFANGTLNPATDGGVYFTDTTGSGKRRAETMQKLDAFIDEHGGTPKAPEQTTGKTRDGGGVTSNDIPVGYSLTTAIDTTGYITSTYPWGQCTWYVFNRGKQVGVNFDPFMGNGGQWMNKPGFTTTHTPTEHSALSFSPGQAGADPIYGHISFVEQVKSDGSILVSECNVKGLGIISYRTFDAETAKQFTYVIGH; encoded by the coding sequence ATGAAAAAACTAAAATGGTTTCTATTAGCTGGTCTCATTCCTCTCTTTCTACCAGTCCTCATTATTATTATCCTTATGGGGGCTGTCGGAGGTGGTGGAACGAATGGCTCACCCCAATCCCAAAATGGAGTGACTTATGCGGATCACTGGTCAGATGGAGATCCCTATACTCACAATCTACTGGTTCATCGCTTCGGTATCACAGCAGAGCAATTAGACGGCTTTTTAGATACGTTAGGAATCTCCTATGATAAGAATCGAATTAATGGAAAGAAACTCCTCGAATGGGAAGCTAAATCTAATCTTGATGTCCGTGGAATCGTTGCGATCGCACTAAATGAAAGTTCCCTTGGAACTGCTGGGGTGGCCACCAATCCTGGAGCCAATATGTTTGGTTTTGGAGCTTATGACTCCAATCCAGAATATGCCAATAACTTTAATGATGAGATTGCTGTTGTCGAATTAACCCAACAAACCATCATTGGAAATAAAAACCAAACCTTCAAAATTCAAGATGATAAGGCTAAAAAGTTTGCGAATGGAACACTCAATCCAGCAACTGATGGCGGGGTCTATTTCACAGATACTACAGGATCGGGAAAAAGACGTGCTGAAACCATGCAAAAACTGGATGCCTTCATTGATGAACATGGAGGAACACCAAAAGCTCCTGAACAAACTACAGGAAAAACTAGAGATGGTGGAGGAGTCACTTCAAATGATATACCGGTAGGTTATAGTTTGACAACAGCTATTGATACCACAGGATATATCACTAGTACCTATCCTTGGGGACAATGTACCTGGTATGTCTTCAACCGTGGAAAACAAGTCGGAGTCAACTTTGATCCATTTATGGGAAATGGTGGACAATGGATGAATAAGCCAGGATTCACAACAACCCATACACCAACAGAGCACTCTGCTCTATCATTTAGCCCTGGACAAGCTGGAGCTGATCCAATATACGGACACATTTCATTTGTGGAACAGGTCAAATCAGATGGTTCAATTCTCGTCTCAGAATGTAATGTAAAAGGGTTAGGAATCATTAGTTACCGTACTTTTGACGCAGAAACTGCCAAACAATTTACCTATGTTATTGGACATTAG
- a CDS encoding TcpD family membrane protein produces the protein MNTDNLRTFLQGDGIWILTAIAVLLAIKAWRNSSWLQLFSVVGFYAVIVSIAKGQDILKAVGWFLRLFGIESGL, from the coding sequence ATGAATACAGACAATCTACGAACCTTCCTCCAGGGCGATGGAATTTGGATCCTGACAGCCATTGCCGTGCTCTTAGCGATTAAGGCTTGGCGGAACAGCTCTTGGCTTCAACTCTTCTCTGTCGTTGGTTTCTATGCCGTTATTGTTTCCATTGCGAAAGGACAAGATATCCTAAAAGCAGTCGGCTGGTTCCTTCGACTCTTTGGTATTGAATCAGGACTCTAA